DNA from Terriglobus tenax:
CGGCGACTTCCAGGGGCTCATCCGGCGCCTGGACTACCTGCAGGGACTCGGCGTCACCGCCATCTGGCTGATGCCCTTCCAGACCTCGCCCCAGAAGGACGACGGCTACGACATCGCCGACTACTACTCCGTTGACTCGCGCTACGGCACCCTGGGCGACTTCGTCGACTTCACCCACGCCTGCGAACAGCGCGGCATGCGCGTCCTCATCGACCTGGTTGTCAATCACACCTCCAACCAGCATCCCTGGTTCAAGGACGCACGCAGCAGCCCCGACTCGCCCTACCGCGACTGGTACGTCTGGTCGAAGAAGAAGCCGAAGAACGCCAACACCGGCATGGTCTTCCCCGGTGTGCAGCAAACTACATGGACCTGGGACGAAGCCGCGAAGGAGTTCTACTTCCACCGTTTCTACGAGTTCCAGCCCGACCTCAACACCGCCAACCCCGCCGTACAGGCGGAGATCCTCAAGATCATGGGTTTCTGGATCCAGCTCGGTGTCTCCGGCTTCCGCATGGACGCCGTTCCTTTCGTCATCGCAAAAAAAGGCTCCGGCGTCACCCGCCCCGTCGAAGACTACGACATGCTGCGCACCTTCGCCGCCTTCCTCAGCTGGCGCAAAGGCGACGCCATCATCCTGGCCGAGGCCAATGTTCTTCCCACCACGGACATGCAGTACTTTGGCGAATCCGGAGAACGGCTCTCCATGATGTTCAACTTCAACGTCAACCAGCATCTCTTTTATTCGCTGGCCACCGCCGACACACGCCCCCTTGAAACCTCGCTCACACAGACAAAGCCGCGCCCCGCAACCGCGCAGTGGGGCACCTTCCTGCGCAATCATGACGAGCTGGACCTTGGCCGCCTGACCGAACCCCAGCGAAGAAAGGTCTTCGCAGCCTTCGGCCCGGACAAATCCATGCAGCTCTACGGTCGTGGCATCCGCCGTCGCCTCGCTCCCATGCTGCGCGGAGACCGCCGCCGCATCGAGCTTGCCTACTCTCTGCTCTTCTCCCTGCCCGGCACTCCCGTCCTCTGGTACGGCGACGAGATCGGGATGGGCGAAGACCTCTCCCTGCCCGAGCGCTACAGCTGCCGCACCGCCATGCAGTGGACCAACGATAACCACGCCGGCTTCACCCCGGCCACGCGTTCCAGGGTCAACGTTATCCGCGACAGCGCCTTTGGCTACCAGCACGTCAACGTCGCCGAACAGCGCCGCGACCCCAACTCACTGATGGACTGGATGGAACGCATGATCCGCGTCCGCAAAGAAACACCGGAGATCGGATGGGGCGACTTCTCCATCATCGATACCGGCCACCGTGAGATCCTCGGCCTGCGCTACGACTGGCGCGGCAACCACACCCTGGTCCTGCACAACTTCGCAGACGCTCCCATCGAACTATGTCTCTCCCCCCGCGCTATCGGCGACGGAGCCCAGGAAGGCAAGCCCCTGGTCAACATCCTCTCCAAGGACCACAGCTTCCTCGAAGAAGACAACGGCCACTACTGCATCCATATGGAACCTTACGGCTACCGCTGGTTCCGCGTCGGCGGCTTCGACGGCCTGCTGCTCAAAATGGCCAAACCCGAACCGAAATCTACTTAGCCGCACTGCATTCCTCTCGCCTCATAACAGTGTGAACACAGATCTCGTTCCTCACGGCAGCTGAAACTCCAGCACCGCCGTCGTTACAATCGTGCGCGCCTTGCCACCCTCGACATACGGCCGGTAATGCCAGCGTTGCACCGCGCCCAGCGCCGCATCCCGCAACTGCGGAGGCCCGCTGACCACACGCGCACTGGTCACGCTGCCATCGTTGCCGACCGTAGCCTCAACCTTCACCTGGCCTTCGACATGCGCCGCGCTCGCTTCTGCCGGATACGAAGGCGTAGGACTGTAGACCAGGTTGCTGGCCATCACACCCAGCGCAGTCGACGTAATGGTTGGTGCGCTCACCTTCGGTTCCGCGGGCGCGGCCGTGGGAGCAGTCCAAAGCAGCGGCACCGTCGTATTCGCCGCTCCTGTACCCAGCCCCGGCACGCGTCGCGGACGGTTCGTCGGCACCGGAAGCCGTCTGCGTACCGGTGCCGACGAGGCCGTCTGTTCCGCCGGAGGAGGCGGCGCATTCACTTCCGGAGCAGCCGGCGCGGCCGCGCTCGATGTCTGCGGCGCTTGCCGTACCGTAGCAGGGGCACTCGCCTGCGAACGTGGAACCGGGGCCTGCCGCACAATCACTGGCGGCGCGGCGTTCGCCACCCTCCCCGCATGTCGCTTCTCTTTTGCAGACGGACGCACAGGCTTTTCCTGCGGAACGGTTGTTGCCTCCGATGCGGGAGCTACCTCTGGCGCTGGGGCCGCAGGCTGCGTCTGTACCGCAGGGAGAGCCGTCGCCGCTGTATCCGTTACAGGAGCGGGGTTCTGTATTGCATGCCAGGCTCCGTAGCCGCCCACAACCAGCAGCAGCACCGCCACCGTTCCCACCAGCAAAGCATTGCGCTTCCACCACGGCTCTTCCGGCTCCTCGTCATACTCCGCTTCATACGCCGAGAAAGGCGCTGCCGCCGGCTGCACAAAACTCTGCACCGGGGCGGGTGGAGGAACCGGAACCACAATGGGCTCTGCTGCAGCCACAACCGGCCCCGCGGGCTCCGGGGCCGCAATCGGAATCACCGGAGCAGCAGGAGCCAGCGCCGCTGCCGATAACCCAGCAGTGCTGCGCATCGATTCGCGCAGATGCATCAGAAATCCGAGCAGGTAATGGGTCGACTCATCCTGCTCCACAGAAGAAGCCGGCTCCGCCGTCCCCTGCGCTGCAACAATCAGGATCCCCAGCAGATCGGCATAGCTGATCTGTTCCTGCTCCCGGTAAATCACCGCCTCAAGCAGCGTCGAAACACCACGGCAGAACGCCCTGTCATCCGACAGCCGGGCCGCCAGGGCGGGCAGAGTTTCGAGGGCGTCCATCAGGAGCCCTCGACTGATCAGGAAGCCGCGCAGCTCCGTGACATATCTCGGATACCGGCGCGATACATCCTCAAGCTGCGATGACAGGAACATTCCGTAGTCTCCCTCTCCATGCAAACGAAGTATTCCATGCTGCAAACCCCGCAGGCTACGCCATGTTGCTGTCAGCAGCTATCGCGTGGCTGCCATATCGTCCGCAGCCACCGCCGCGGCCTTCCTCTGCCGCAGCAGCAAATCGCAGCGCAACACCTCGGCCACGCTCCACGCCTGCGCCATGCAGCCCCGTGGCGTAAAAGGCTCCTCCGCATCGAAGATCTCGCTGACCGTCCCTACGCCATCCTCCGACAGGTGCTGGTCAAAGCCAAGCAGAAACTCCTGTGCCTTCTCCACCTCATCCGGAAAAGCTTTGAGCCACGCATTCACAAACGGCCCCATCAGCCACGCCCACACCGTCCCCTGGTGGTACGCTCCATCGCGAGCCCACAGGTCGCCATCATAGCGCGGCTTGTAATCCTTCTCCCCGCGCGCCAGGCTGCGCAGCCCCACCGGCGTCCACAGCTCTCGCCTGCAGGTCTCCACCACCGGCTTCCACCTTGCTTCCTCCAGCACCGGATACTTCAACGCCAGCGCCAGCAGCTGGTTCGGACGCAACTGCGCATCGTCGCCGCCTCCAAAGGTATCCACCACATCGAACAGGCAGTTCTTCTCCGCGTTCCAGAAACGCCGGTTGAAGCTCTCGCGGCAGCGCGTCGCCCAGTCCGCAAAACGCGTACGGTCATGCGTGCTGTCGCTCATCGTCTCCAGCCACTCGTTCAGCAGGCATAAAGCGTTGTACCAGAGCGCGTTGATCTCCACGGCCTTGCCGCGCCGCGGCGTCACTACCCAGTCACCCACCTTCGCATCCATCCACGTCAGCTGGTAGCCATCCTGCCCCTGCACCAGCAGCCCGTCACTCTGGTCCACATGGATGCCGAAGTCCGTGCCACGCAGATGCCACTCGGCCACGTCTACCATCTTCGGCAGCAGAAACTCCAGCGTCTCCCAGTCGCCTGTCGTCTGCACATAGCGGTCAATCGCATGGAAGAACCACAACGTCGCATCCGCCGTGTGATACAGCCCGCTTGTACCGCCCTCGGGAAATAAATTCGGAATCAGCCCATTGCGGATATAGCTGCCAAAGCTGCGCAGAATATATTCCGCCTCGCGATACCGGCCCGTCGAAAGCGTCAGCCCCTCCAGCGAGATCATCGTGTCACGGCCCCAGTCCGTAAACCAGTGGTAACCGGCAATCACCGTGCGAATCTCATCGCCCACCGCATGTGCCCTCACCTGGTCGGCCGTGCGTCCCATCGGCGTAATCAGAAACTGGTCCGCGGCCATCACCAGCTCCGCCGCAATCCCCTCCCGCGCCTCCTCAGGAGCAATACGCAGCAACCGCCGCTTGCGCTCCAGCTCCGCCGCAAACGCAGCTCCCGGCGAGAGCGCCTCTACCTTCTCCCAATCCTCCGTGGAAACCGCCAGCGACGACGCCTTGCCCTGGCGAAGCTCCGCCGCAAATATCCCCGGCGACCACAACGACCCCTGCCAGTCATATCCCCGCGACTGCTCCACGCGGTAGCGAAGATTATCCAGCCGCTCCGTTCGCAGCTCAAAGCCGCCGTCGTCGCTCCGCCACGCAATCTTCACCGGCGGCAGATCATCGCCAACGCGCAGCTCAAAGCCCTGGGCCACACCGCTCCAGCGATAGCGGTCCTGCGGAAGATCCCACAGGGCTCCATCATGCGACCGCACCTGCATCGCAGTCTGTACCTGCAGCCGGCCGCCCTCGCCCTCCAGCAGCGTATAGGTGATGTACGTGGTGTTCTGCAGATGCACCATGCACACGCGCTTCTCAATCACATTGCCGTCGCAGCGGTACCGCCACACCGGCAGCCCGTTCTCCAGGCGAAACTCTTCCAGGTAAGGGCTGATGGGATCAACGCCGTCGCTATGAACGAAATCATCGCAATTCAGAACATACGTCTTGTCGCCCACCGTCAACCGCTCGCGCAGATCGTTCAGCACCATGGTCCGCCCATGCGGTGCAGGCAGCGCGGCAATCAGCCAGCCATGGTAGCGGCGCGTATTCAACCCGCCCACGGTGCCGGAGGCATATCCTCCAAGACCATTCGTAACAATCCATTCCGTAAACAAGCCGCGGCGGCTGCGGGAACTCTCATCCAGGTGGGCAACATCCAGCGAAACCGTACGGACAATCGGGGCAGGGCGAAAGATCGTCTTCATCTCTCAATTTGGATGCACAGAACCGCCCCCGGGCAACACTTCGTCCCATCACCACAAATGCTTGTCATCTCGACCGTAGCGGAGAGCCTGCATTGCATAGTGAAAGATGGATCAGCGTTCCAACCGGCCGAAGCTATTTCGCTTTCTTCGGCTCAATGTCCGGCAAAAACCCGGTAAGCAACCCAATGGCAGGCAGATACGCGCACAGGTGATACACCGTCGTAATGCTGGTCGCATCCGCAATCTTGCCCAGTACCGCCGCGCCAATGCCACCCATGCCGAACGCAACCCCGAAGAACAATCCTGAGATCATGCCCACACGTCCAGGCAGCAACTCCTGCGCATAGACCAGGATCGCCGAAAACGCCGACGCAATCACAAAGCCGATGATCACGGAAAGCACACCCGTCCAGAACAGTGACGCGTACGGCAAAATCAGTGTGAACGGAAGCACCCCAAGAATCGAGATCCAGATCACCAGCTTGCGGCCCCAGCGGTCACCCGCCGAGCCTCCAAGCAGCGTACCCGCGGCCACCGCTCCCAGGAACGCAAACAGCATGATCTGCGATGTCTGCACTGAGACCTGAAAACGCTGGATCAGGTAGAACGTGTAATAACTCGACAGGCTTGCCAGGTAGAAGTACTTCGAGAAGATCAGCGCAATCAGAATCAGCAAGGCAAACACAATGCGGCTCTTCGAAAGCTGAACATGAGCATGCTTCTCAACATGCTTCCTGGCAGTGTTCTCCGCGTGGCGAGCTTTGTACCAGCGGCCAATCCGATACAGCACCCAGATACCAACAACCGCCGGAATCGCAAACCACGCCATGCCCTTCTGCCCTTGCGGCAGCACGATAAACGCAGCCAGCAGCGGCCCAATCGCCGAGCCGGAGTTTCCGCCCACCTGGAAGAATGACTGCGCGAATCCATGCTTCCCGCCCGAAGCCATGCGTGCAATGCGCGAGCTCTCCGGATGAAAGATCGCCGAACCGATGCCCACCAGGCACGAGCCCACAATCAGCCACGCAAACGTAGGAGCAACCGCCAGCAGCAAAATACCGCCCAGCGTAAATGTCATCCCCACCGGCAGGGCAAATGGCATGGGACGCTTGTCCGTAAACTGCCCCACCAGCGGCTGTAACATGGAAGCCACGACCTGGTAAGTAAACGTAAGCAACCCAAGATGCGCAAAGTCCAGGTGGAACTGGCTCTTCAGAATGGGGTAAATCGAAGGCAGCAGCGACTGCACCATGTCATTCAGCAGATGACA
Protein-coding regions in this window:
- a CDS encoding MFS transporter; translated protein: MSETTFAAGTPAADMPETFTEYEAPPAQSSRALLRVLAAISFCHLLNDMVQSLLPSIYPILKSQFHLDFAHLGLLTFTYQVVASMLQPLVGQFTDKRPMPFALPVGMTFTLGGILLLAVAPTFAWLIVGSCLVGIGSAIFHPESSRIARMASGGKHGFAQSFFQVGGNSGSAIGPLLAAFIVLPQGQKGMAWFAIPAVVGIWVLYRIGRWYKARHAENTARKHVEKHAHVQLSKSRIVFALLILIALIFSKYFYLASLSSYYTFYLIQRFQVSVQTSQIMLFAFLGAVAAGTLLGGSAGDRWGRKLVIWISILGVLPFTLILPYASLFWTGVLSVIIGFVIASAFSAILVYAQELLPGRVGMISGLFFGVAFGMGGIGAAVLGKIADATSITTVYHLCAYLPAIGLLTGFLPDIEPKKAK
- a CDS encoding alpha-amylase family protein; translated protein: MINDLWYKNAIVYCLSVETFQDGNGDGIGDFQGLIRRLDYLQGLGVTAIWLMPFQTSPQKDDGYDIADYYSVDSRYGTLGDFVDFTHACEQRGMRVLIDLVVNHTSNQHPWFKDARSSPDSPYRDWYVWSKKKPKNANTGMVFPGVQQTTWTWDEAAKEFYFHRFYEFQPDLNTANPAVQAEILKIMGFWIQLGVSGFRMDAVPFVIAKKGSGVTRPVEDYDMLRTFAAFLSWRKGDAIILAEANVLPTTDMQYFGESGERLSMMFNFNVNQHLFYSLATADTRPLETSLTQTKPRPATAQWGTFLRNHDELDLGRLTEPQRRKVFAAFGPDKSMQLYGRGIRRRLAPMLRGDRRRIELAYSLLFSLPGTPVLWYGDEIGMGEDLSLPERYSCRTAMQWTNDNHAGFTPATRSRVNVIRDSAFGYQHVNVAEQRRDPNSLMDWMERMIRVRKETPEIGWGDFSIIDTGHREILGLRYDWRGNHTLVLHNFADAPIELCLSPRAIGDGAQEGKPLVNILSKDHSFLEEDNGHYCIHMEPYGYRWFRVGGFDGLLLKMAKPEPKST
- a CDS encoding amylo-alpha-1,6-glucosidase; this encodes MKTIFRPAPIVRTVSLDVAHLDESSRSRRGLFTEWIVTNGLGGYASGTVGGLNTRRYHGWLIAALPAPHGRTMVLNDLRERLTVGDKTYVLNCDDFVHSDGVDPISPYLEEFRLENGLPVWRYRCDGNVIEKRVCMVHLQNTTYITYTLLEGEGGRLQVQTAMQVRSHDGALWDLPQDRYRWSGVAQGFELRVGDDLPPVKIAWRSDDGGFELRTERLDNLRYRVEQSRGYDWQGSLWSPGIFAAELRQGKASSLAVSTEDWEKVEALSPGAAFAAELERKRRLLRIAPEEAREGIAAELVMAADQFLITPMGRTADQVRAHAVGDEIRTVIAGYHWFTDWGRDTMISLEGLTLSTGRYREAEYILRSFGSYIRNGLIPNLFPEGGTSGLYHTADATLWFFHAIDRYVQTTGDWETLEFLLPKMVDVAEWHLRGTDFGIHVDQSDGLLVQGQDGYQLTWMDAKVGDWVVTPRRGKAVEINALWYNALCLLNEWLETMSDSTHDRTRFADWATRCRESFNRRFWNAEKNCLFDVVDTFGGGDDAQLRPNQLLALALKYPVLEEARWKPVVETCRRELWTPVGLRSLARGEKDYKPRYDGDLWARDGAYHQGTVWAWLMGPFVNAWLKAFPDEVEKAQEFLLGFDQHLSEDGVGTVSEIFDAEEPFTPRGCMAQAWSVAEVLRCDLLLRQRKAAAVAADDMAATR
- a CDS encoding energy transducer TonB; its protein translation is MFLSSQLEDVSRRYPRYVTELRGFLISRGLLMDALETLPALAARLSDDRAFCRGVSTLLEAVIYREQEQISYADLLGILIVAAQGTAEPASSVEQDESTHYLLGFLMHLRESMRSTAGLSAAALAPAAPVIPIAAPEPAGPVVAAAEPIVVPVPPPAPVQSFVQPAAAPFSAYEAEYDEEPEEPWWKRNALLVGTVAVLLLVVGGYGAWHAIQNPAPVTDTAATALPAVQTQPAAPAPEVAPASEATTVPQEKPVRPSAKEKRHAGRVANAAPPVIVRQAPVPRSQASAPATVRQAPQTSSAAAPAAPEVNAPPPPAEQTASSAPVRRRLPVPTNRPRRVPGLGTGAANTTVPLLWTAPTAAPAEPKVSAPTITSTALGVMASNLVYSPTPSYPAEASAAHVEGQVKVEATVGNDGSVTSARVVSGPPQLRDAALGAVQRWHYRPYVEGGKARTIVTTAVLEFQLP